Sequence from the Negativicutes bacterium genome:
TTATTTTATCAAGCTTTGTCATCTTTTCTCCGGCCGTTGTATGAAGCCTTATTGCTCGTAAAATTTCTTGATCTGTTACAAAGTATTCCATCTCTGCAATCATAGCACCAACATAAGAATGTAATAAGATTGGATGGCCTTTTTCTAAAGCACTTATCTTAATATTATACTCTTGTGCACAATTAAGCAAAGATGTAACACTAAATTCGCTAGCAC
This genomic interval carries:
- the yqeK gene encoding bis(5'-nucleosyl)-tetraphosphatase (symmetrical) YqeK — translated: ASEFSVTSLLNCAQEYNIKISALEKGHPILLHSYVGAMIAEMEYFVTDQEILRAIRLHTTAGEKMTKLDKIIYLADAIEDGRSYAGVLELRAVAMVDLDEALLLTIDKSIQYLIKRKNIVHPDTIMARNELILKLSD